TAGCCTTCATTATTTTAAATAATATTCCAATATAAAGAGGCACTGTAGGTATAACAGAAGAAGCCCTTGTTACAACAGCTTTATTAACAGATATATAAGCATGTCCGTTTATCTTTTTTTGCATCTCTTTATCAAGTCTATGAGCTGTGTTTTCTATATCGTCTTTAGCTCTTCCAATAGTTCCGTCTCTGTAAACTGCTTTAGTGATTTCTGGTCCTATATAAGAATAAGCTATATTAATTGCATTTTCTGCAAGTAAATCTGCTTCAAGTAAAGCATTAGTCCAAAGCTCCCAGTCTTCTCCTCCCATAACCTTTACAGTGTTTTTTATATCTTCATCGTTAGCAGGCTCTATAGAAACATTTAATAACTCTTCAGTCATAAAATCTATTCCCATACCTTCATATTTTTTTCCTATAGGCTTTAATGTAGAACGATGCAAAATACCAGTTTTTTCATCTGTTCTCACAGGAGCAGCTAAACTATATATAAATAAATCTATCTTTCCATCAAAAAATTTTTTAGCTTCTTTTATAACTTCTTCTTTTGAAGCATTTAAAAAAGCGTCCAAATTAAGACTTACTTCTTCTATACCATCTCTTTTAGCAAACTCACTGAAAGCCATATTATTATACCAGCCCGGTGTAGCTGTTCTTCTCTCTGTAGCTGCTTTTTCTAATGAAACTCCCATAGTTTTAGCTCCAAGTCCATAAGCTATAGCAATTCTGCTAGCAAGGCCGTATCCTCCAGAGCTTCCTAATATAAGAGCATTTTTTACATTTGATTTTATTTTTCCTTTTGATTTTACATAATTAATTTGATTTTCTACTTCCTTTCTGCATCCTAATGGGTGAGCTGTAGTACATATATTATTCAATATTTTAGGCGCTACTATCATTTATGTATCTCCTTTAATAAAATTATTATCTTAAAATATATCTATACTTTATAATAGAATTGTATTTTTTTCAATAAAATAAAATTATATCAAAATAATAATTACATAATATTCTTTTATATGTTATACTATATAAAAAAAATTATGGTGTTTTTATGAGTATATCAAATGATTTATTAAATGACTGCAGAAAAAAATTAGGAAACAAGTTTACAAAAGAATTTATAAAAGAAAAAGAGAATAGCGATAATTTTATAAATGCATTAATTAATACAGATAATTTTGATATTTTTTATAATATGCTTGAAGAAGATTATTCTAAGAATATTTTTAGGAAAGTAGTATTATATAGGTATATGCTTGCTTTTAATCCTAAGGTGCATAAAAATTTATTAAAGGAAATATTATTTAGTTTTAAATACGGCATCATATCAACATTTAAATGGATTATAAAAATGATATCTTTTTTAATTACTAAGAGATTTAAACTTCCTAAAGAAATAGGAGCTTGGGCATTATATTATATATTTTATTTAGAGCAGTATAATGTAAGAGATGTGTTTGAAGTGAATGGGGATAATGTATTATTTGATGTTGGTGCTTGGAAGGGAGACAGCAGCTACTTTTTTTCTAAGAGAAGCTCTAATAATGCAAAAATATATGCTTTTGAGCCAGATAATAATGCATACAATGTTCTTAAAAATATTAAAGATAAATATAATCTCAATAATGTAATACTTCAAAATGAGATTCTTTTAGATTGTGAAAAGGATATAGATTTTGTTTCTATGATACCAAATACTCCTACAGTAAAAAAGCATGCTATTACTTTAGATATGTTTGTAGAGAAAAACAACATAGAAAATATTGATTATATAAAAATGGATGTTGAAGGGGCGGAACAAAAAATTTTGGAAGGTGCCGTAAACACAATAAAAAAATATAGGCCGAGTTTAGCTATAGCGATTTATCATGGCGGAGAGCTTTTTATGGAAGATTTTTTTAAGATACCAGTATTTATAAAAAGCATTGCAGATGATTATGAGTACTACATAAGAAGCTATTCACCTCGGGGTGGGGAGACTATTCTTTTTTGTAAGCCAAAAGAGTAATTAAAAATAAAGGCATATCTAAAAAATAGACATGCCTTATTAATATTTCCTTATTATATATATTATATTTTATTATTATATTTGAACGTCAGCGTTATAATCAATGCCGTCTAAACCAAAGCCGTGAAGATGTAAATACTCATCTCTAAATTGATTTAAATCTGCATTTTCTTTTAATGTAGTATTATCTTTAATTTTATCCCAAGCAAGAGCAACCTCTTTTTGTACGTCTTCTCTAAGCTCCCAGTCATCTAATCTTAATCTTTGTTTTTCATCAAGTATAAAGCCTTTGTCAGAATAGATTTTTTCTGCGAATTGTCTATACATTTGCTCTATACAGCCTTCATGAATATTTTTATCTTTCATTACTTTAAACAATATGCTTATATACAAAGGCATAGCAGGTATAACAGCAGAAGCTCTAGTAACAACCGCCTTAGCAACACTTACATAAGCATGACCATGAAGTTTTTCTTGCATCATCTTATCAATATTTATAGCAGTCTCTTCTAAATCATCTTTAGCCCTTCCAATAGTGCCGTCTCTATATATAGCCTTAGTCATCTCTGGTCCTATATAAGAATAAGCCAAAGTTAAAGCATTCTCAGAGAGCATATCTTCTTTTATTAGAGCCTCAATCCATAATCTCCAATCATCTCCGCCCATTACTTTTACAGTAGCTTTAATCTCTTCTTCACTAGCAGCAGGCATGTTTACCTGTATAAGCTCTTCAGTCATAAAATCAACACCAAATCCGCTATAATCTTTTCCTATAGGTTTTAAAGTAGAACGATATGTAATGCCCTCTTTTTCATCTTTTCTAATACCAGTAGCCAAACTATATATAACACAGTCTATTTTGCCATCAAAAAAGTTTTTAGCTTCTTTAATAATATTTTCTTTTGAAGATTCTAAAAAAGCATCTCCTACTATAGTTTTTTCTTTAATGCCGTCTCTTTTAGCAAACTCACTAAAAGCCATATTGTTATACCAGCCCGGTGTAGCAGTTTTTTCTTCTGATGCTGCTCTTTCAAATGATACGCTTAAAGTATTTGCATTCATACCATATGCTAACACTATTCTGCTTGCAAGACCATATCCGCCAGACCCTCCAAGTATTAAAGCGTTTTTTATGTTTGACTTTATCTTTCCTTTTGATTTAACATAGTTAATCTGATTTTCTACTTCTTTTTTGCATCCTAATGGATGAGAAGTTCTGCATACATTATTTGCTATTTGAGGTTTTACTACCATAATCATTAATCCTCTCTTTAATTTTTAATTAATTTTTTATTTTACATTAAGGATATATCATATTATATATTTTTCAATAGCAAATATATGATAATTAGTCTTTTTATTGTTACAAAATACACTTTTTTTATTAAAATTTGGAAATTATCCACATTATAAGAGACAATATTATACTAGCTATTATAGAAGTTACTATTGGAAATGCAAAAGTGAAATTTTCTTTTTTTATAACAATATCTCCCGGAAGTTTTCCGATTGGGATTTTTAATAATATTAATATGCCTATTATTATAGCAATGATTCCTACAACAATAAGCATTTTTGCAAAGTAGTTATTCATCATATTCTCTTATTAAATTATATTACTTTTTATTTATTTAAAAAATGTTTTATAAAAAATTATTCAGAGAGTTTTCTATTTAATTTTTCTATGTCTTTATCGTGCCCAGCTATTACAAGTATGTCCCCCTCAACCATAGACTCTTCAGGGTCAGGAGTACAATCAACTATAATCTTTTTCTCTCCCAATATACTAGTTGTTTCTTTTTTTATAGCTACAACATTAATTTTATATTTCTTTCTCAAATCAAGTTCTTTTAAGTTTTTGCCAGCAAGCCCAGCATGCACAGGAAACTCTACTATTGAGTGGTATTCTGTTAAGTCGTATAAAAGCAGAGAATCTCCAACTTCAAGCTGTTCAGCTATATGTATTCCCATTGACTCTTCCGGACTTACAAGGTGGGTAATTCCTATTTTGCTTAATATAGCTTTATGTCTTTCATCAGAATATCTTGCTATTATATTTTTTACGTTGAGTTCTTTTAATATTAGTGAAGTTAATATGCTTGTCATAATATCTTCACCTATAGTAACTATAACAGCATCAAATTTATTAATTTCTATAGCCTCTAATGCTTCTCTTTGAGTAGAGTCTAATTTCAAAGCCTGAGTAACATTATTTTTTATAGCTTCTATTTCATTAATGTCATTATCTATTGCCAATACTTCTATTGAAGGTTTATTCATTAATCTATTTATTAGAGCCTTACCTAAAGTACCAACTCCTATAACTGCATATTGTAGCATCTGTGAATACCTCTATAAAAATAATTTTTTTTAATTGTTATTTAATTTAGTTCAATTATGTTTTTATTATAGTTTAATATAAAAAATTGTCAAAAACAAAATTAAAATATAGGTGTTATATGTATTATAATATAATATTAAATTTTGATTTAAGCTATTGCAATCATATTATTAATATATATAATATTAAATATATTAATAAACGGAGGTACGCTATATGAAAAATAACAAATTGTACTTACTTATAACTATTATGATGATGATAGTATTAACTTCTTGCGGAACAGGTGTGAGCAGAAACAATCCTGAAGGTTGGATAAATGATGATACTTTTAGAGTAATGGGGATGGGTTCGCCTAGTGATGATATAGATGTTGATGATAAGTTTAGAAGAGAAGTTGTATCAAGACAGGCTGCAGAGTTAGATGCTAAAAATAAAATAGTAGCTAAGATAGTTGGTTCTTATGTAGAATCTTTAAGCTCTACAGAAAAGGGAATGATAGATGAATATGTAATACAAGAGAGAGTTGCAGGAAGAGTGAGGGGAGTATCTATAATTGAGAGCAAATGGGACTCTAAACAAAATTGTACAGTTGTAGCAGAATTATATTCAAAGGGCTTAAAAAAACAAATGGATACTTTAATTTCAAAATATCTTCAAGAGGTTGGTATGCAATACACTGCAGAAGATGTTGCTGGCAGAGTAAGAACTGCTGAATAAATAATTATAAAGGCAAGTTTTTATGTATAAAGAAGATATTAAAGGCAGATTGGCTTTTATTTCTGGAGCTAGTGCTGGTATTGGTGAAGCTGTTGCGAAGATGCTTGCTTCTAATGGTGTTAATCTTATTCTAACAGCTAGGAGAATTGAAAAATTAGAGTCTCTTAAAAGTATGTTAGAGAAAGATTATAATATAAAAGTAAAAGTTATCAAAGTAGATTATGCCGATGTTAATAGCATAAAAAATGCTGTATCTTCATTAGAAAATGAATGGAAGAATATAGATATACTTATCAATAATGCAGGGCTTGCTTTGGGTAAGGATTATTTTTATAACAATGATATAGAAGACAGCTTGCAGATGATAAGAGTAAACTGCGAAGGTTTGATAGTATTAACTAGAATGATAATACCTCTAATGCTTAATAGTAAAAATGCTGATATCATTAATTTAGCTTCTACTGCTGCAGACGAGGCTTATTTTGGAGGAGCCATTTATTGTTCTAGTAAATCTTTTGTAGAGATGTTTGGAGATGTTTTAAGAGTTGAGTTAATAGACAAGCCTATAAGAGTAACAAATATAAAACCGGGTGCTGTAAACACAGAGTTTTCTACTGTTAGATTTAAAGGAGATAAAGAGAAGGCTGATAATGTTTACAAGGGTTTTGATCCTTTATATGCAGAAGATATAGCCGATAATATAGAATACGTTATCACTAGAAAAAGACATGTTCAAGTATCTAGTATGACTATTTTAGCAGGTAATCAGGCTACAGCCACTATGATACATAGGGGTAAATAATTATATAATATTTTTAGGAGTTATTTTCTATGGGTGATATAGATAATACTAGAAATAGATTAAAGCTAGATAATCTTAAAGAAGATGATAGAAGAAATTTATTTAATAAGTTTGTAGATGCAGGCGGTGAGGTAATAACCAACAGAAAAAAGCAATCTACACTTGACTATTCATCTAAAAAAACTACTTCTAGTTATAATAAACCTAAAAATAATAATTATTCTAATAGCACTCCAAGAGGAAATTATGTTTATACTAATGCCTCTCAAGCTCCAAAAAAGGAAAAGCCAACTAGTACATTAATTGTAAAAAAAAGAAAAAGTGTATTTTTAAGCTTAAAATTATGGCTTGATGCTTTATCTAATAAAACAATAACAACCTTTGGAGGAAATGTACATAATAAGTTTTTGGGCTTTATAGATAAGAATGTTATATCAGCATTTTTGGAGATGGATACTTTTATATTTAATGCTCTAAATCCAATGGATGATAATTCTCTAGAGCCTAAAAGTAAAAAAGAAAAAATATTAGCTCAATTTGCTAATGATTTGGAAGATGTTGAACTTTTAGAGCGTATAAAAGATCAATATGATGAAAATATTTATAAGACTTTTTTAAGACAGTATAAAGATTTACATTCCCCTACAAAAGCAAGCAGTTATGTGAATGAACTTAAGGCTATGTTTAAGCCTTTATATATTTTGCATGCTTATTCTTCAAAATTAAAATTGGCAGGAGAAAAAGCTTTGCTTGCATATTCTATAGTAGATAATATTAGTAAGGGAGTTATTAATCCTAGAATATCTAATTTTAAAAAAGATGTAGATTTAATATATTCAAAATATTATCCTAGATTATTCTCTTTGCTTCAATATGCTTCTAAAGAAAAACTTGAAACATTGTCTGATATTAATAATTTTCTAGGTATCACAGAAACAGATGTAGTTGGATATTATACTAAAATCAAAAAAGAAAAAGAATTAAAGCAAAAAGAAGAAATTACAAAACAGCAGCAAGAAGAAACAAAAGAGACTCAAACAGCTGAAGACAATGAAGAAGAAAAATTAATGAAAATAGAATCTATAGGCGTAAAACTTATAGAGAAAGTGGTTTCATTTAGAAAAGCAGATAATAATATAGAAATAGAAAGTGATCCTTTTTTTAAAGTATCAGATGATGATAAAATATATAGAATAAAAGTATTATTAGATTTTTTAGATAGAGAGTATTCTGTATTATTTGTTTCTAATAAAGTAAAATATAATTTGCTTTATGATAATTTGGTGAGAACAGATTATAAGAGTGATTTTAATAACATATTTTTATCGCTATCAGATTCTAATTCTAGATTTTTAGAGTACAGTGATATGTGCAAAAATGCTTTAAAAATAGAACAAGATACTACTATGAGATTTGAGCAAAGAGTATCTATGTTGGCTGAAAAAAATGGGCAAATATCTTACACTGCTAAAAACCTAAAATCACATATAGTTTCTATTATATCATCTCTAAAAAAGAAATTAGATAAACTATTATTAGATAGAGAAGAGAGAGAAAGGATAATAGCAAATCCTAATGAGATATTAACATTCTTTTCTGATGTTAGCGGCAGTAAAAAAAGAATACAGGGATATAATGTATTAAAAGCTTTAACAGAGGCTTATTATTTTGTATCTGGTTTTTATTATTTAATTACAGCAGGAGAATTATCTGGAGCTGGAATATTAATAGAAGGTGCTAAAAAATCAGAAGAAAATGTTGCTAAACAAAAAGAAGAAAATAGTGTTAAAGATGAAAAAAAAGATGATTTAGACGATAATTTAAAAAATATTGAAGAAGAATTAACAAATGAATCTGATGAATCTGAGTTGAAGAAAGATGATGATAATGTTCAGGAGTAGGAATTGGCTTACAAATCAAATAAAATTATTATGCTTGAGTATATTCCATTAAGAATATTAATGGAAGTTATATCGTTTTTTCCTTATATTTTTGTGATATTTTTTGCAAAGATTATAGGGATTTTGATGTTTTATGTAGCTCCAAAGACAAGGAAAATTGCTTTAATTAATTTGAAGCAGGCTTTTCCAGAGAAATCTTATTTGGAGAGAAGGCTTATTGCTAGACGTTCTATGAAATCTATGATGATGACTTTTGCCGAGTTTATAAAGGCTTCAAGGATGTCAGATGAACAAATATTAAAACGTATAAAGATAGAAGGCAGAGAGATATTCGATAAGGCTTTAGAAGAAAATAAGGGAGCTGTAGTTATTACAGGGCATATTGGTAATTGGGAGTTTATAGCTTCATATTTTGGCATTCATGGATATAATCCTAGTGTTATAGTGAGGCCTTTAGATAATCCTAAACTAGATGCTTATATGAAGTCTTGGAGAGAAAAAAGAGGGGCTAAATGTATTGCTAGGAAGGGCAATTTAAAAGATATATTTTATGCTTTGAGAGAAAATAAGCCTGTTGCTTTTTTATGCGATCAGAATTACATAGATGGAATTTATGTTGATTTTTTTGGTGAGAAATGTGCTACTGCTGTTGGACCTGTTGCAGTTGCCATGAAGACCAAAGCTCCTATAGTTATAATGTATGATGTGCCTGATAGGTATGGTCATCATAAAATAATTGTTTCTGAGATGATGTATATAGAAGAGAAAGAGACTAAAGAGGAGACTTTATATTATAATACTCAAAAATATACTAAGAAATTAGAAGATATTATAAGAAAGTATCCTGAAAATTGGCTTTGGGTGCATCCAAGATGGAATACTCGTCCTAATGGAGAGCCTGAAGTATTTTATAAGCATAATAATTACAGATAATTTTTACTTTACTTTTTTATAACAGGTTTATATAGTGAAATCATCATTCAATCAATATAATAAAATTAAAAATAAACTACAATTATAGGAGGTAGTTATATATATGAATCAAAATAAAAAATCGTTTATGTTTTTTCTAAATCTTGGTCTTACATTCACTTTATTAGGAATAATAATATCATTTTTTATATTTTCTTATGAGAAGAACTCTAAAGACGGAGATTTTATTGTACATGCACAGGCTGCACCAGAAAAGGCTGCTTTTAATGGTTCTTTAGATGGGGCTTTAGAGGTTGAGAGTGCTATTAGAGAAGTTGTTAATAAGAATATGCCTGCTGTTGTTAATATATCTACAGAGATTGAGTCTGGTCAGACTTATGAAGATAGATATGCTGATGAGTTTTTTAGATTTTTCTTTGGAGATCAAATGCCTAGACAAAGAAGAAGCCAAAAATCTTTAGGAAGCGGTTTCATAGTTAATGATGAAGGATATGTTCTTTCTAATTACCATGTTGTTAAGGGTGCTACTAAGATTATGGTTGTTTTATATGGTGAAGATGAGGAGTTGCCTGCTAAATTAATAGGTTATGATGAGGCTTATGATTTAGCTTTATTGAAAATAGAATCTGATAGAGTATTTCCTTATGTAGCTTTAGGAGACAGTGATGCTATTGAACCCGGTGAATTTGCTATCGCTATTGGTAACCCTTATGGTTTAAATAATACTGTTACTTTTGGTATAGTTAGTGCTAAAGGTAGAAGCGATGTTGGAGCTAATAGATATCAGAGATACATTCAAACTGATGTTGCTATAAACCCCGGTAATTCTGGCGGACCTTTATTTAATATACATGGTCAGGTTATAGGAATTAATACTTTGATATATTCTACTTCCGGCGGAAGCATTGGTATAGGTTTTGCTACTCCTATTAACATTGCTACTTCTGTTATGAAAGATTTAAAAGAAAATGGAAGAGTTACTAGAGGTTATTTAGGAATATATTTACAAGACATTGATGAAAATCTTTCTAGAGGTTTAAATGTTAAACAAAATACTGGTGTATATGTAAGTGAGGTTATACCTAATTCACCTGCTTCTAAGGGCGGTTTACAAGATGGTGATATTATTATTGAGTTTGATGGCGAGAGAATGACTAAGAGTGTTGACTTATTTAATAAAGTTGCTACTACTAAAGTTGGAAGCAAAGTTGAAGTTAAATATTTAAGAAATGGAAAAGAAAGAGTTACAAGAATTACAATAGAGGCTAGAGAAGAAGATGAAGATGTTGTACCTAGTTCTAATTCATCACAAAGCTCAAGAGATGCTAATGCTTGGATGGGTTTAGATGTTTCTGAGGTTACTCCAGAGATATCTCAAAGACTTCAGATTAGAAGCAATGAGAGGGGTGTTGTTGTATTAAATATGACTCAAAGCTCTAAAGCTTATGCTGCAGGACTTAGACCTGGTGATGTAATTAAGGCTATTAATGGAATAACAATATCTAATATTGATGATTATAATAAGTTTGTTAAATCTTATGGTGATGATAAGTCATTTACAATTACAATAAAACGCTCTAGAATGACTTATGTTATTATTATAGAAGAATAAAACTTATAAATATATTATTATTTGGGAGCTGGGATATTATTATTTCTCAGCTCTTTTTTATTTTTAGTATTTTGTGTAATAATTAAAAAATACTTATTAAAAAATATTACTATAATAATAATTTGACTTAATTTATTATTATAGTATGATTATTCAAATATAATTTTTACTAGTATAAATAATAATGACAAATATAAAAATAACAATACAATATGACGGCACAGATTTTTATGGCTGGCAGATACAGCCTAATTTGAGAACGGTTCAGGGTGAAATTTACAAGGCGGTTCAAAAAATATATTCAAAAAAAAGCACCATATATGGATGCGGACGAACTGATGCTGGGGTGCATGCTTTGGGGCAGGTGGCTAATTTTAGGGTTGAAAAAATGCTTGTGCCTATAGAAAGGGTTACTAGGGCTTTAAACTCTTCTCTTCCTAAGGATATAAGAATAATTAATGCTGAAGTGGTTGATGATAGTTTTAATGCAAGAGCTTCTGCTACTTTTAGAGAATATATTTATGTAGTACAAAACAGTGATATATCGGTTCCTTTTTATGAGAGATATTCTTGGTTTTATAGAAAAAATATTATAAATGAAAAGCTTATAAATGAATATGCAAAATATCTTATAGGTGAGCATAATTTTACATCTTTTTGCTCTACTGAAGATGAGAATGATTCTAAGTTTAGATATATTGAGAGAGTGAGAGCTATAAGAAAAAAAGATACTATATATTTTATTATAAGGGGCAATGCTTTTTTGCATAATATGGTTCGTATTATAGTTGGTACATTGGTTGAAGGACAAAGAAAGAATATGCCTATTAATTTTATAGAAGAGATATTAAAAAAAGAGGATAGAACTCTTGCTTTTGTAACTGCTCCTGCTCATGGGCTTTATTTTAGAAGGGCTTTTTTTAAATAGAAAATATATAAAATAATATTATTTTTTAAGGAGATTTTATTATGATAGTAGTAATGAAACCAAATGCCAAAGAAGAGCATATAGAAAGTATTATAGAAAGATTAAAAAATGCAGGTTTAGGAATACATAAAAGTGTTGGTGTGGATTATACAGTAATAGGAATGGTTGGTGATACTTCCAAGATAGACAGAGAATTAATAGCATCTTTACCCGGAGTATCAAAAGTTTTAAAAGTACAAGAGCCATTTAAAAGGGCAAATAGGGTATTTAAAAAAGAAGATACTATAGTAGATGTGTCTGGTGTAAAAATAGGAGGAGAGAAACCCGTAATAATAGCAGGACCTTGTTCTGTAGAAAGTGAGGAACAATTAATAAGCATAGCAAAAAGCGTAAAAGCTTCAGGAGCTTCAATGCTTAGAGGGGGAGCTTTTAAGCCAAGAACTTCACCTTATGCTTTTCAGGGCTTGGCACTTGACGGACTTAAAATATTAAAACTTGCAAAAGAAGAAGTTGGCATTCCTATAGTAAGTGAGATAGTATCTATTAGACATTTAGAAGATTTTGAAAATACTGTTGATATGATTCAAATTGGGGCAAGAAACATGCAAAACTTTGAGCTTCTAAAAGAGGTTGGAAAATTAAAAAAACCAATACTTTTAAAAAGGGGCTTAGCTAACACTATAGAAGAATGGCTAATGAGTGCTGAGTATATACTTAATCAGGGTAATGATAATGTGGTATTATGTGAGAGAGGAGTAAGAACATTTGAAACTTACACAAGAAACACTTTTGATGTATCGGCAATACCAGCAATAAAGCGTTTGAGCCATTTACCTGTTATAGGTGACCCTTCGCATGCAAGCGGTAAATCTTGGATGGCACTTCCTTTAACTCTTGCTACCATTTCTGCAGGTGCTGACGGTATGATTATAGAAGTGCATAATGACCCTGAGCATGCTTTATGTGATGGGGCACAATCTATAAGGCCAGAGGTGTTTGATGATATTATGCAGTCTGTTAATATGATATCTGATACTGTTGCAAAAATAAAAGAAAAACATAATGGCAAGATTTATACTAAATAAATTATATAAGTATAAAAAGATGAAATTAGGTTTGATATATTGTTATTTGTGCTAATTTAAATAAAAAATATAAAATTCATGTAATTTATGTGAAGTAAACTATAAAAAAATTTGACTTCATTAGTTATTTATGCTATAATTACTCACTCGTTACATTTTAGAATAAAAACCACAATATTTAAAAACTTTTAGAAGGTGTATTATGGATAAGAAAACATTAAAAACAAAAGATAATACTTATGTTTTATCCCAAAAAGATATAAAACAAAACTGGCTTATTATAGATGCTAAAGGTAAATCTTTAGGAAGAGTTGCTAGCAGAGCAGCTTATTTATTAAAAGGAAAACATAAAGTTGATTATGCTTACAACTTAGATAATGGTGATTATGTTATTATTATAAATGCTAAAGATATAGTATTAACAGGAAATAAAAAGAAAGGCAAAATACATTACAGACACACAGGTTATCCCGGCGGTATAAAATCTGTAAGCTATGGTGAGCTTTTAGAGAGAAATCCTGAAAGAATGGTTAAAATAGCTGTTAAGGGTATGCTTTCACATAATCCA
This is a stretch of genomic DNA from Brachyspira sp. SAP_772. It encodes these proteins:
- the truA gene encoding tRNA pseudouridine(38-40) synthase TruA codes for the protein MTNIKITIQYDGTDFYGWQIQPNLRTVQGEIYKAVQKIYSKKSTIYGCGRTDAGVHALGQVANFRVEKMLVPIERVTRALNSSLPKDIRIINAEVVDDSFNARASATFREYIYVVQNSDISVPFYERYSWFYRKNIINEKLINEYAKYLIGEHNFTSFCSTEDENDSKFRYIERVRAIRKKDTIYFIIRGNAFLHNMVRIIVGTLVEGQRKNMPINFIEEILKKEDRTLAFVTAPAHGLYFRRAFFK
- the aroF gene encoding 3-deoxy-7-phosphoheptulonate synthase, producing the protein MIVVMKPNAKEEHIESIIERLKNAGLGIHKSVGVDYTVIGMVGDTSKIDRELIASLPGVSKVLKVQEPFKRANRVFKKEDTIVDVSGVKIGGEKPVIIAGPCSVESEEQLISIAKSVKASGASMLRGGAFKPRTSPYAFQGLALDGLKILKLAKEEVGIPIVSEIVSIRHLEDFENTVDMIQIGARNMQNFELLKEVGKLKKPILLKRGLANTIEEWLMSAEYILNQGNDNVVLCERGVRTFETYTRNTFDVSAIPAIKRLSHLPVIGDPSHASGKSWMALPLTLATISAGADGMIIEVHNDPEHALCDGAQSIRPEVFDDIMQSVNMISDTVAKIKEKHNGKIYTK
- the rplM gene encoding 50S ribosomal protein L13, producing the protein MDKKTLKTKDNTYVLSQKDIKQNWLIIDAKGKSLGRVASRAAYLLKGKHKVDYAYNLDNGDYVIIINAKDIVLTGNKKKGKIHYRHTGYPGGIKSVSYGELLERNPERMVKIAVKGMLSHNPLGRQHLKKLKVYAGSEHQHEANKPTVVNI